The Echeneis naucrates chromosome 23, fEcheNa1.1, whole genome shotgun sequence genome has a segment encoding these proteins:
- the adipor2 gene encoding adiponectin receptor protein 2 has protein sequence MSPLQNGDTLTSGSSTSHLSTTECPSHNGNVPECNEERRINEDEDRGKEGAEEDERSSDEGFMGMTPLLQAHHAMERMEEFVHKVWEGRWRVIPHDVLPDWLKDNDFLLHGHRPPMPSFRACFKSIFRIHTETGNIWTHLLGCLFFLCLGLMYMFRPNMSFVAPVQEKVVIGMFFLGAILCLSFSWLFHTVYCHSEGVSRVFSKLDYSGIAFLIMGSFVPWLYYSFYCSPQPCFIYLIVVCILGLAAITVSQCDFFATPQYRGVRAGVFVGLGLSGVVPTLHFVISEGLIKATTIGQMGWLLLMATLYITGACLYAARIPERFFPGKCDIWFHSHQLFHILVVAGAFVHFHGVSNLQEFRYTAGAGCAEDGTL, from the exons AATGTCCCAGAGTGCAACGAGGAGAGAAGAATAAATGAGGatgaagacagaggaaaagaaggagcGGAAGAGGATGAGAGAAGCAGTGACGAAGGGTTCATGGGGATGACACCGTTGCTGCAGGCTCACCATGCCatggagaggatggaggagtTCGTACACAAg GTGTGGGAAGGCCGGTGGCGCGTCATACCTCACGATGTTcttcctgattggctgaaagaCAACGACTTCCTGCTTCACGGCCATAGGCCACCCATGCCTTCATTTCGCGCCTGTTTCAAGAGCATCTTCAGAATCCACACAGAGACGGGAAACATCTGGACACACCTACTAG gctgtttgtttttcctctgtctggGTCTGATGTACATGTTCAGGCCCAACATGTCCTTCGTGGCTCCGGTCCAGGAGAAGGTTGTGATTGGGATGTTTTTCCTGGGAGCCATCCTCTGCCTTTCCTTCTCCTGGCTCTTCCACACCGTCTACTGCCACTCTGAGGGCGTCTCCAGAGTCTTTTCCAA gCTGGACTACAGCGGGATCGCCTTCCTGATCATGGGCTCATTTGTACCGTGGCTGTACTACTCCTTCTACTGCTCCCCTCAGCCTTGTTTCATTTACCTGATCGTGGTGTGCATACTGGGGCTGGCTGCCATCACCGTGTCCCAGTGCGACTTCTTCGCCACGCCACAGTACAGAGGagtcagagcag gagtGTTCGTGGGCTTGGGCCTGAGCGGCGTGGTTCCCACTCTGCACTTTGTCATCAGCGAAGGTCTGATCAAAGCCACCACCATTGGTCAGATgggctggctgctgctgatggcaACGCTCTACATCACTGGAGCCTGTCTGTACGCCGCTCGCATCCCTGAGAGGTTCTTCCCTGGCAAGTGCGACATCTGG TTCCACTCTCACCAGTTGTTCCACATCTTGGTCGTCGCTGGGGCTTTCGTTCATTTTCACGGTGTCTCCAACCTGCAGGAGTTTCGGTACACAGCAGGGGCGGGCTGCGCCGAGGATGGCACTCTTTAA
- the LOC115037141 gene encoding putative homeodomain transcription factor 2 encodes MASKVKDAVVWYQKKIGAYDQQIWEKSVEQREIKFISLGLRNKPKKTGHVKPDLIDVDLVRGSAFAKAKPESPWTSLTRKGIVRVVFFPFFYRWWIQVTSRAIFLLLLALYLLQLAAAVLYVTIPQPHGIPATEVFGAIWLMLLLGTVHCQIVSTRTPKPASSSGGKRRRKLRKASQMEVHREGDGSSTTDNTQEGAPHSHSASTTYSLGALFQDFWHDLCKAGSKKSKLSIDKSTETDNGYVSLDGRVTNRSSEEGLQLHEQRCDLLNRADEVCWNSHVQPTHTHTVRSAGLMLASGNKEPASDEASSEEDPEASYSTLRRGVERMNSDCTLRNRKNTHHYKKHYNVEDVPKSGTSCSSRCSSLRTQDSESTRHESETEDLMWEDFLHCAECRSSCTSETEGEGGGTPVCPPAKKEYRDDPFHQGHVPWLHSSNPGLERVSAIVWEGNECKKADMSVLEISGMIMNRVNLYTPGIGYQVFGNLVSVTLGLTPFVYRLAQHRDLDQLTTLSANELLSVALGGGSGSDALVITMVTLSFLVRVCLIWLFFFLLSVAERTYKQRLLFAKLFGHLTSARRARKSEVPHFRLKKVQNIKMWLSLRSYLKRRGPQRSVDVIVSSAFLLTLSVVFICCAQLLHVHETFLECHYNWELVIWCSSLSLFLLRFVTLGSETSKKYSNTSILLTEQINLYLKMEKKPNKKEELTLVNNVLKLATKLLKELDTPFRLYGLTMNPLLYNITQVVILSAVSGVISDLLGFNLKLWKIKS; translated from the exons GGCTTAAGGAACAAGCCAAAGAAGACAGGACATGTCAAACCAGATCTGATAGACGTGGACTTGGTCAGAG GCTCGGCGTTTGCCAAGGCCAAACCAGAGAGTCCATGGACGTCGCTCACCAGGAAAGGCATCGTCCGAGTTgtcttcttccctttcttttacCGGTGGTGGATCCAGGTCACCTCCAGAGCCATTTTCCTCTTACTGCTGGCTCTTTATTTGCTGCAGT tggcagcagcagtgctgTATGTGACCATCCCCCAGCCTCATGGGATACCGGCCACTGAAGTATTTGGAGCCATCTGGCTCATGTTGCTGTTGGGCACCGTCCACTGTCAGATCGTCTCCACCAGGACCCCGAAACCTGCCTCCAGCAGCGGGGGGAAGAGACGCAG GAAGTTGAGGAAAGCATCTCAGATGGAGGTGCATAGGGAAGGCGACGGGTCTAGCACTACCGATAACACACAGGAGGGGGCGCCACACTCCCACTCAGCCAGCACCACATACAGCCTGGGCGCTCTCTTCCAAGATTTCTGGCATGATCTCTGTAAAGCTGG gTCTAAGAAGTCCAAGCTCTCCATCGATAAAtctacagagacagacaatggCTATGTGTCGCTGGACGGCCGAGTGACCAATCGCAGCAGCGAGGAGGGGCTTCAGCTCCACGAGCAGCGATGCGATTTGTTAAACAGGGCTGACGAAGTGTGCTGGAACTCCCACGTCCAGcctacacacactcatacagtcCGCAGCGCAGGACTGATGCTGGCCAGTGGCAACAAG gAGCCAGCCTCAGATGAGGCATCCAGCGAGGAGGACCCTGAAGCATCCTACAGCACTCTGCGCAGAGGAGTGGAAAGAATGAACAGTGACTGCACACTCCGAAACCGCAAAAATACACACCACTACAAGAAACACTACAATGTGGAG GACGTCCCCAAGTCGGGCACCAGCTGCAGTTCCAGATGTTCCAGTCTGAGAACTCAGGACTCAGAGAGCACTCGACAtgagtcagagacagaagacCTGATGTGGGAAGACTTCCTGCACTGTGCTGAGTGCAGATCCTCATGCACCTCAGAAACAG agggagaaggaggaggaacaCCTGTATGTCCCCCTGCAAAAAAGGAATATAGAGACGACCCCTTCCATCAg ggtCATGTTCCCTGGCTTCACAGCTCCAACCCCGGCCTGGAGAGAGTGAGTGCTATCGTGTGGGAGGGAAATGAGTGCAAAAAGGCAGACATGTCCGTCCTGGAGATCAGTGGCATGATCATGAACAGA GTGAACCTCTACACTCCTGGTATTGGTTACCAGGTCTTTGGGAACCTGGTTTCAGTGACACTTGGACTCACACCTTTTGTATACAG GCTGGCTCAGCACCGGGACCTGGATCAGCTGACCACGCTCTCAGCCAACGAGCTGCTGTCTGTGGCGCTGGGGGGTGGGTCTGGATCAGATGCGCTGGttatcaccatggtaacactGAGCTTCCTGGTGCGTGTTTGCCTCATTtggcttttcttcttcctgctcagtGTAGCAGAGAGGACCTACAAACAG AGGCTACTGTTCGCCAAACTGTTTGGCCACCTGACATCAGCTCGCAGAGCCAGGAAGTCTGAAGTCCCCCATTTTAGACTAAAGAAAGTTCAGAACATAAAGATGTGGCTGTCGCTCCGCTCCTACCTCAAG AGACGGGGTCCTCAGCGCTCGGTGGATGTGATCGTGTCGTCAGCCTTCCTGCTCACATTGTCTGTTGTCTTCATCTGCTGCGCTCAG TTGCTCCACGTCCATGAAACGTTCCTGGAGTGTCACTATAACTGGGAGCTGGTGATCTGGTgctccagtctgtctctgttcctGCTCCGCTTCGTCACTCTGGGCTCCGAGACCAGCAAGAAGTACAGCAACACCTCCATACTGCTCACTGAGCAG ATCAACCTGtatctgaaaatggaaaagaagcCAAACAAGAAAGAGGAGCTGACACTGGTCAACAATGTGTTAAAACTGGCCACCAAACTACTCAAG GAGCTGGACACACCGTTCAGGTTGTACGGTCTGACCATGAACCCTCTGCTCTACAACATCACGCAGGTCGTCATCCTGTCCGCCGTGTCAGGAGTCATATCTGACCTGTTAGGATTTAACCTGAAG CTGTGGAAGATCAAATCATGa